The following proteins are co-located in the Ketogulonicigenium robustum genome:
- a CDS encoding BMP family lipoprotein: MNVKSLFLCASATLALTAGAALADGPAVIYDLGGKFDKSFNESSFNGATAWANETGNSFAEVELSSDAQRSQAIRNFAEAGYNPIVMAGFSNATPLAEVAPDYPDTKFVIIDGVVDAPNVRSILFAEEQGSFLVGMLAALKSETGTVSFVGGMDIPLIRNFACGYAQGAKAANPSVNVISNMVGTTPAAWADSPKATELAMAQIGQGSDVIYAAAGGAGLGALQTAADSEIYGIGVDSNQNYLHPGHMLTSMLKRVDNAVYESFMSGADIETGLVVMDLASGGVGFAQDEYNADLLTPEMLAAVEAASARIISGEIAVHNYNSDETCPVLSF, from the coding sequence ATGAACGTGAAGTCCCTGTTCCTTTGCGCCAGCGCCACCCTCGCGCTGACCGCTGGTGCCGCATTGGCCGATGGCCCCGCTGTTATCTATGACCTCGGCGGCAAGTTCGACAAATCCTTCAACGAAAGCTCGTTCAACGGCGCGACCGCATGGGCGAACGAGACCGGCAACAGCTTTGCCGAGGTCGAGCTGTCGTCCGACGCGCAGCGCAGCCAAGCGATCCGCAACTTTGCCGAAGCGGGCTATAACCCCATCGTCATGGCCGGTTTCTCGAACGCAACCCCGCTGGCGGAAGTTGCCCCCGATTACCCCGACACCAAATTTGTGATCATCGACGGCGTCGTCGACGCGCCGAACGTCCGCTCGATCCTGTTCGCGGAAGAGCAAGGGTCGTTCCTTGTCGGCATGCTGGCCGCGCTGAAATCGGAAACCGGCACCGTCAGCTTCGTCGGCGGCATGGACATTCCGCTGATCCGCAACTTTGCCTGCGGCTACGCCCAAGGTGCCAAGGCTGCGAACCCCAGCGTCAACGTCATCTCGAACATGGTCGGCACCACGCCCGCAGCTTGGGCTGATTCGCCCAAAGCGACCGAACTGGCCATGGCACAAATCGGCCAAGGGTCGGACGTGATCTACGCTGCCGCTGGCGGCGCGGGCCTTGGCGCGCTGCAAACTGCGGCCGATAGCGAAATCTACGGCATTGGCGTCGACAGCAACCAAAACTACCTGCACCCTGGCCACATGCTGACCTCGATGCTGAAGCGCGTCGACAATGCGGTTTACGAATCCTTCATGTCAGGCGCCGACATCGAAACCGGTCTGGTCGTGATGGATCTGGCCTCGGGCGGCGTGGGCTTTGCCCAAGACGAATACAACGCCGACCTGCTGACCCCGGAAATGCTGGCCGCCGTTGAAGCTGCTTCGGCCCGGATCATCTCGGGCGAGATTGCCGTGCACA
- the tsaB gene encoding tRNA (adenosine(37)-N6)-threonylcarbamoyltransferase complex dimerization subunit type 1 TsaB, translating into MILAIDTSAAHCAAALLSDDGTLTTRVETMAKGQAERLMPMIATLIAESGHEMADLRGIAVGTGPGNFTGIRIGVAAARGLALGLGVPAIGVSQFDVLAQGATLPATITLPGSRGQAYRQHFDADGTAAAPEVFDPEKPPAEPPAPADLVAAIARIGAARAGQPQPRPAPVYVRAADAAPPRDPAPQILP; encoded by the coding sequence ATGATTTTGGCGATAGATACATCGGCCGCGCATTGCGCGGCCGCTTTGCTGTCCGATGACGGCACACTCACCACCCGCGTCGAAACAATGGCCAAAGGTCAGGCCGAACGGCTCATGCCGATGATCGCCACGCTGATCGCCGAAAGCGGCCATGAAATGGCTGATTTGCGTGGCATCGCGGTCGGCACCGGCCCGGGCAATTTCACCGGTATCCGCATTGGCGTGGCCGCCGCGCGTGGGTTGGCACTGGGCTTGGGCGTGCCCGCGATAGGAGTCAGTCAATTCGACGTGCTGGCACAAGGCGCAACCCTGCCCGCAACCATCACCCTGCCCGGCAGCCGCGGCCAAGCCTATCGCCAGCACTTTGATGCTGATGGCACCGCCGCCGCGCCCGAGGTTTTCGACCCCGAAAAGCCCCCCGCCGAGCCACCAGCGCCCGCAGATCTCGTCGCCGCCATCGCCCGCATTGGTGCGGCGCGCGCGGGCCAGCCGCAGCCGCGCCCGGCGCCGGTCTATGTCCGCGCAGCCGACGCCGCCCCGCCGCGCGACCCTGCCCCCCAGATTCTTCCCTAA
- a CDS encoding metallopeptidase family protein — protein sequence MDHIAPSIDEIEELARETVANFPLPFRERALAVAICVAEFATDEILEEMELEPFDLTGLYDGIPLTEKSNWDVPRGPDTVWLFRRPILDEWAERGNVTIAELVSHVTIHEFAHHFGWSDDDIASIDQWWH from the coding sequence ATGGATCATATTGCCCCCTCGATTGACGAAATAGAAGAACTGGCCCGCGAAACGGTGGCGAATTTCCCCCTGCCCTTCCGCGAGCGCGCGCTGGCCGTTGCCATCTGCGTCGCCGAATTCGCAACCGATGAGATATTGGAAGAGATGGAGCTGGAGCCGTTCGACCTGACGGGCCTTTATGACGGGATCCCCCTGACCGAGAAATCGAACTGGGATGTTCCGCGCGGGCCCGATACCGTCTGGCTGTTCCGCCGCCCCATTCTGGACGAATGGGCAGAACGCGGCAATGTCACCATTGCAGAACTGGTCAGTCACGTGACGATTCACGAATTTGCCCACCATTTCGGGTGGTCGGACGACGATATCGCGTCGATAGACCAATGGTGGCACTAA
- the ettA gene encoding energy-dependent translational throttle protein EttA, with protein sequence MASYQFVYHMDGVSKAYPGGKKVFENIRLNFLPGVKIGVVGVNGAGKSSLLRIMAGVDKDFTGEAWSAEGAKVGYLSQEPDLDPTLNVRGNVMEGVKAKQEKLDRYNELAMNYSDDTAEEMARLQDEIDAENLWDLDTQVSIAMEALRCPPDDADVDTLSGGERRRVALCKLLLEAPDMLLLDEPTNHLDAETIAWLQNHLMSYKGTILVVTHDRYFLDNITSWILELDRGRGIPYEGSYSSWLDQKAKRLLQEVREDKTRQETLARELEWIRQGAKARQAKQKARINAYNEMAQQSERERITKAQIVIPNGPRLGSKVIEVEGLKKAMGDKLLVEDLSFSLPPGAIVGVIGPNGAGKTTLFRMLTGQEQPDEGSVSFGDTVKLSYVDQSRGALDPDKTIWEEISGGAELTVLGDATISSRVYCGAFNFKGTDQQKKVGILSGGERNRVHMAKLLKEGGNVLLLDEPTNDLDVETLRALEDALVDFAGCAVVISHDRFFLDRICTHILAFEGDAHVEWFEGNFEDYEEDKKRRLGVDALEPKRPKFKKFVR encoded by the coding sequence ATGGCCAGTTACCAGTTCGTTTACCACATGGACGGCGTGTCCAAAGCCTATCCCGGCGGCAAAAAGGTGTTCGAGAACATCCGCCTTAACTTTCTGCCGGGCGTAAAAATCGGTGTGGTCGGTGTGAACGGCGCGGGTAAATCCTCGCTGCTGCGCATTATGGCCGGCGTCGACAAGGATTTCACCGGCGAGGCGTGGTCCGCCGAAGGGGCCAAGGTTGGCTACCTCTCGCAAGAGCCTGACCTTGACCCGACGCTGAACGTGCGCGGCAACGTCATGGAAGGTGTCAAGGCCAAGCAGGAAAAGCTGGATCGTTATAACGAACTGGCGATGAACTACTCGGACGATACCGCCGAGGAAATGGCCCGTCTGCAAGACGAGATCGACGCAGAAAACCTGTGGGATCTGGATACGCAGGTGTCCATCGCGATGGAAGCTTTGCGCTGTCCGCCAGATGATGCCGACGTTGACACCCTGTCGGGTGGTGAACGCCGCCGCGTTGCCCTGTGCAAGCTGCTGCTGGAAGCCCCCGACATGCTGCTGCTTGACGAGCCGACCAACCACTTGGACGCTGAAACCATCGCGTGGCTGCAAAACCACCTGATGAGCTACAAGGGTACGATTCTGGTCGTCACCCACGACCGCTACTTCCTGGACAACATCACCAGCTGGATCCTTGAACTGGATCGCGGCCGCGGTATTCCCTACGAGGGCAGCTACTCCAGCTGGCTGGACCAAAAGGCCAAGCGCCTGCTACAGGAAGTGCGCGAAGACAAGACCCGTCAAGAAACGCTGGCGCGCGAGCTGGAGTGGATCCGTCAGGGTGCCAAGGCCCGTCAGGCCAAGCAAAAGGCGCGTATCAATGCTTATAACGAAATGGCCCAACAGTCCGAGCGCGAGCGGATTACCAAGGCTCAGATCGTCATTCCGAACGGCCCGCGCCTTGGCAGCAAGGTGATCGAGGTCGAGGGGCTGAAGAAAGCCATGGGCGACAAGCTGCTGGTCGAAGACCTGTCGTTCAGCCTGCCGCCGGGCGCTATCGTCGGTGTGATCGGCCCGAACGGCGCTGGTAAGACCACGTTGTTCCGCATGCTGACCGGCCAAGAACAACCCGACGAGGGTTCGGTAAGCTTCGGCGATACTGTCAAACTGTCGTATGTCGATCAGTCGCGCGGCGCGCTCGACCCCGATAAGACCATCTGGGAAGAAATCTCGGGCGGTGCGGAACTGACCGTTTTGGGCGATGCGACCATCAGCAGCCGCGTTTACTGTGGCGCGTTCAACTTTAAGGGCACCGACCAACAGAAGAAGGTCGGCATCCTGTCGGGTGGTGAACGTAACCGCGTGCACATGGCCAAGCTGTTGAAAGAAGGCGGAAACGTTCTTCTGCTTGACGAACCGACCAACGACCTTGACGTGGAAACGCTGCGCGCCTTGGAAGATGCGCTGGTGGACTTTGCCGGTTGCGCCGTGGTCATCAGCCACGACCGCTTCTTCCTTGACCGGATTTGTACCCACATTCTGGCGTTCGAGGGCGACGCCCACGTCGAATGGTTCGAAGGCAACTTCGAGGACTACGAAGAAGACAAAAAGCGCCGTCTGGGCGTCGACGCGCTGGAGCCGAAGCGTCCCAAGTTCAAGAAGTTCGTGCGCTAA
- a CDS encoding NifU family protein: protein MFIQTESTPNPATLKFLPGQQVLELGTADFPSVETATASPLAQRLFAVEGVNGVFLGYDFITVTKADDLEWAHLKPAVLGAIMEHFQSGLPVMEGETVSAHRAHDGEDGAIVEQIKELLDTRVRPAVAQDGGDITFHGFDRGIVYLYMQGSCAGCPSSTLTLKMGIENLLRHYIPEVLEVRPVAA from the coding sequence ATGTTCATCCAGACCGAATCGACCCCGAACCCCGCCACATTGAAGTTTCTTCCGGGCCAGCAAGTGCTGGAACTGGGCACCGCCGACTTTCCGTCGGTCGAGACCGCCACCGCATCGCCGCTGGCGCAGCGTCTTTTCGCGGTCGAGGGTGTGAACGGCGTTTTCCTCGGGTATGATTTCATCACCGTGACCAAGGCCGACGACCTTGAATGGGCGCACCTGAAGCCTGCCGTTCTGGGCGCGATCATGGAACACTTCCAGTCGGGCCTGCCCGTGATGGAAGGCGAAACCGTCAGCGCCCACCGCGCGCACGACGGCGAAGATGGCGCAATCGTCGAACAGATCAAGGAATTGCTGGATACGCGCGTGCGCCCGGCAGTCGCCCAAGACGGCGGCGACATCACGTTCCACGGTTTCGACCGCGGTATCGTCTACCTCTATATGCAAGGCTCGTGCGCGGGCTGCCCCTCGTCGACGCTGACGTTGAAAATGGGGATCGAGAATTTGCTGCGCCACTACATCCCCGAAGTGCTGGAAGTGCGCCCTGTTGCGGCCTGA
- a CDS encoding tellurite resistance TerB family protein has translation MQDIPSLSPQDALVAVMISVSAADENIRTSELVQITTIVNTMPIFANYDSDHLALVARTVFDLLDQEDGLDALFGLIRDALPEKLFETAYAMACDVAAADGQITGPEARMLEEIRDEFELDRLHAAAIERGARARYMVL, from the coding sequence ATGCAGGACATCCCCTCGCTCAGCCCGCAAGATGCGCTGGTTGCGGTCATGATCAGTGTCTCGGCGGCAGATGAAAACATCCGCACGTCGGAACTGGTGCAGATCACCACCATCGTGAACACGATGCCGATTTTCGCAAATTATGATTCCGACCATCTGGCGCTGGTCGCGCGCACTGTGTTCGACCTGCTGGATCAAGAGGACGGGCTGGATGCCCTGTTCGGCCTGATCCGCGATGCGCTGCCCGAAAAGCTTTTCGAGACCGCCTATGCGATGGCCTGCGACGTGGCCGCCGCCGATGGGCAAATCACCGGCCCCGAGGCACGTATGCTGGAAGAAATTCGAGACGAGTTTGAACTGGACCGCCTGCACGCCGCTGCCATCGAACGCGGCGCGCGGGCGCGTTACATGGTGCTCTGA
- the gltX gene encoding glutamate--tRNA ligase: protein MTTTRFAPSPTGWIHIGNLRAALFNYAIARQQGGKFVLRIDDTDLERSKEEYVEGIKADLTWLGLNWDQEERQSARFDRYAAARDQLIAEGRIYECFETPVELDLKRKKQLNMGKPPVYDRAALLLSDDEKNTLRAERGSHWRFKLDHTRIEWNDGILGQISIDAASVSDPVIIKNDGQWLYTFASVVDDMDMGMTDIVRGSDHVTNTATQIQMFEALGGAVPRFAHHSLLTGPQGEGLSKRFGALSLRDLRAKGLEPLAVLSLMARLGSSDPVELRDSVDEIVANFRVESFGAAPTKFDENDLWPLTAKVLAAMPYEKVADDVAAAGVPAAIAPQFWAVIRENIATRADIAPWWQVFAAGDKGSVAEEDQDFIRAALELLPAAPYGADAWSEWLSAVKTQSGRKGKGLFMPLRKALTGAEHGPEMADILPLFQVKPAPQGI from the coding sequence ATGACCACGACCCGTTTCGCCCCCTCGCCGACCGGCTGGATTCACATTGGCAACCTGCGGGCTGCTCTGTTCAACTATGCTATCGCGCGACAGCAGGGCGGAAAGTTTGTCCTGCGCATCGACGACACCGACCTAGAGCGGTCGAAGGAAGAATATGTCGAGGGGATCAAGGCAGACCTGACATGGCTGGGCTTGAACTGGGACCAAGAGGAACGTCAGTCCGCCCGTTTCGACCGTTATGCCGCCGCACGCGACCAGTTGATCGCTGAAGGCCGTATTTACGAATGCTTTGAGACGCCGGTCGAGCTGGACCTGAAGCGCAAGAAACAACTGAACATGGGCAAGCCGCCGGTCTACGACCGCGCTGCGCTGCTGTTGTCGGACGATGAAAAGAATACGCTGCGTGCCGAGCGCGGATCGCACTGGCGGTTCAAGCTGGATCACACGCGGATCGAATGGAACGACGGCATTTTGGGCCAGATTTCGATAGATGCGGCCTCGGTGTCCGACCCGGTGATCATCAAGAACGATGGTCAATGGCTGTATACGTTCGCCTCGGTGGTGGACGATATGGATATGGGCATGACCGATATCGTGCGCGGGTCCGACCACGTGACGAACACGGCTACCCAAATCCAGATGTTCGAGGCGCTGGGCGGTGCGGTGCCGCGCTTTGCCCACCATTCGCTGCTGACCGGCCCGCAGGGCGAGGGGCTGTCCAAGCGTTTCGGGGCCCTGTCGCTGCGCGATTTGCGTGCCAAAGGGCTGGAACCTTTGGCTGTGCTCAGCCTGATGGCGCGTCTGGGGTCGTCCGATCCGGTCGAGCTGCGGGATTCGGTTGACGAGATCGTCGCGAACTTCCGCGTTGAAAGCTTTGGCGCTGCCCCGACGAAGTTCGACGAGAACGACCTGTGGCCGCTGACCGCCAAAGTGCTGGCCGCGATGCCGTATGAAAAAGTCGCCGATGATGTAGCCGCTGCTGGCGTTCCCGCCGCGATCGCGCCGCAATTCTGGGCGGTGATCCGCGAAAACATTGCCACCCGCGCCGACATCGCCCCGTGGTGGCAGGTGTTCGCCGCAGGCGACAAGGGCAGCGTGGCCGAGGAAGACCAAGACTTCATCCGCGCAGCGTTGGAGTTGTTGCCAGCGGCCCCCTATGGTGCGGATGCGTGGTCAGAATGGCTGTCGGCTGTCAAAACCCAGTCGGGCCGCAAGGGTAAAGGCCTGTTCATGCCGCTGCGCAAGGCGCTGACCGGCGCGGAACACGGCCCCGAGATGGCCGATATTCTGCCGCTGTTTCAAGTGAAGCCCGCGCCGCAAGGGATCTAA
- the dacB gene encoding D-alanyl-D-alanine carboxypeptidase/D-alanyl-D-alanine-endopeptidase has protein sequence MVSRRGVLTGLLATLAAPALGQVPFPPSRPTFVPAALRVSPAQMLAEARLGDGVGYLVARLSDGQIIESRAADLTLPPASTAKVVTAAYALGHLGPDYRFDTLVLGQGAIQDGVLQGDLMLAGGGDPVLDTANLVGLVGQLKAAGLRRVAGAFSYFDAALPAIAEIDPGAQTPQAAYNAAISGLNLNFNRVHFQWTRVQGEWQLKMDARGGGVEPAVSMVQMALATRGAPIFTHATDGVVERWTVAREALGNGGSRWLPVRNPGLYAADVFRTLCAAQGIALPAPQRATTLLAGNVLAHHQSPELLIILRDMLAYSTNLTAEVVGLTASLRAGGAVSSLAQSAQRMAAWIAATHGAQMVLVDHSGLGGAARVSPAQMVAFLRSVAGGPLRGILKPFDLQDAAGDKLMGAQPQVATKTGTLNFVSCLVGYIDPLDAEDVVFAILSGDIPAREATLQTPEEIPPGSRAWNTRARRLQQQLVQRWGAIQSTM, from the coding sequence ATGGTTTCACGCCGCGGGGTTCTGACGGGGCTGCTTGCGACATTGGCGGCACCCGCACTGGGGCAGGTGCCATTCCCGCCATCGCGCCCGACATTCGTGCCCGCTGCGCTGCGGGTTTCGCCCGCGCAGATGCTGGCCGAGGCTCGGTTGGGGGATGGTGTCGGCTATCTGGTTGCGCGGTTGTCCGATGGCCAAATCATCGAATCGCGCGCAGCCGACCTGACCTTGCCGCCGGCCAGCACGGCCAAGGTTGTGACTGCGGCCTACGCCTTGGGCCATCTTGGGCCCGATTATCGTTTCGACACATTGGTGCTGGGCCAGGGCGCGATCCAAGATGGCGTTTTGCAGGGCGATCTGATGCTGGCGGGTGGAGGCGATCCTGTATTGGATACGGCTAATCTCGTGGGCTTGGTGGGGCAGCTAAAAGCGGCAGGCCTGCGCCGTGTGGCGGGGGCGTTTTCTTATTTCGATGCGGCGCTGCCTGCGATTGCGGAAATCGACCCCGGCGCACAAACGCCGCAAGCGGCCTATAATGCCGCAATCTCTGGCCTGAACCTGAACTTTAACCGTGTGCATTTTCAGTGGACACGCGTGCAAGGGGAATGGCAGCTGAAAATGGACGCGCGCGGCGGCGGGGTCGAACCGGCTGTTTCGATGGTGCAGATGGCTTTGGCCACGCGCGGCGCGCCTATTTTCACGCACGCCACCGATGGCGTGGTCGAGCGATGGACCGTTGCCCGCGAGGCGCTGGGCAATGGCGGCTCGCGCTGGCTGCCGGTGCGTAACCCCGGCCTTTATGCGGCGGATGTGTTCCGCACGCTGTGCGCGGCGCAGGGTATCGCACTGCCCGCGCCCCAGCGCGCAACGACGTTGCTGGCCGGCAATGTGCTGGCCCATCATCAAAGCCCAGAACTGCTGATTATCTTACGCGATATGCTGGCCTATTCCACCAACCTGACTGCCGAGGTGGTCGGGCTGACGGCCAGCCTGCGGGCGGGCGGGGCGGTAAGCAGCCTTGCGCAATCCGCGCAGCGCATGGCCGCATGGATCGCCGCCACCCACGGCGCGCAGATGGTGCTGGTGGACCATTCCGGCCTTGGCGGCGCGGCGCGTGTCTCGCCCGCGCAGATGGTGGCTTTCTTGCGCAGCGTTGCAGGCGGCCCGCTGCGCGGCATTTTGAAACCGTTCGATCTGCAGGATGCGGCTGGCGACAAGCTGATGGGCGCCCAGCCACAGGTGGCGACCAAAACCGGCACACTGAACTTCGTCAGTTGCCTTGTCGGCTACATCGACCCGCTGGATGCGGAAGATGTGGTCTTTGCAATCTTGTCCGGTGACATCCCCGCGCGCGAGGCTACGCTGCAAACCCCCGAGGAAATTCCCCCGGGGTCGCGCGCATGGAATACCCGCGCGCGTCGCCTGCAGCAGCAGCTCGTCCAACGCTGGGGTGCTATTCAGAGCACCATGTAA
- a CDS encoding lysine--tRNA ligase, protein MSELRDVAMQSKAWPFEEARALLKRYEKAPPEKGYVLFETGYGPSGLPHLGTFGEVLRTTMIRRAFEKISDIPTRLICFSDDLDGMRKVPENVPNQEMLYANIQKPLTSVPDPFGEYDSFGAHNNAMLRRFLDTFGFQYDFYSATEFYGSGQFDAILRAVVDNYDAIMAIMLKSLREERQQTYSAFLPIHPETGRVLYVPMKEVNKENYTITFDDEDGREWTLPVTGGNVKLQWKPDFGARWAALGVDFEMYGKDHATNTPIYDGICRTLGGRAPNHFTYELFLDEQGQKISKSKGNGLTIDEWLHYASTESLAYFMYQKPKTAKRMHFDVIPKAVDEYHQQLRAYATQDLTAQLNNPVYHIHNGDVPASDMLIPFAMLLNLASVSSAESKETLWGFIARYVPDASPATNPGMDAAAEFAVRYYNDKVKPHKVFRLPTDAERAAMEDLLAELRVWQGGADAEELQNLVFAIGNKHAFQPLRDWFKALYEVLLGASEGPRFGGFIALYGVDETIALLERALAGELVA, encoded by the coding sequence ATGTCTGAACTGCGCGACGTTGCGATGCAAAGCAAGGCCTGGCCCTTTGAAGAAGCGCGCGCGCTGCTCAAACGTTATGAAAAAGCGCCGCCTGAAAAGGGCTATGTCCTGTTTGAAACGGGCTATGGCCCGTCGGGTCTGCCGCACTTGGGCACCTTTGGCGAAGTGCTGCGCACGACCATGATCCGCCGCGCGTTCGAGAAAATCTCGGATATTCCGACGCGTCTGATCTGCTTCTCGGATGACTTGGACGGGATGCGCAAGGTGCCCGAAAACGTGCCGAACCAAGAGATGCTGTATGCGAATATTCAAAAGCCGCTGACCTCGGTGCCCGACCCGTTTGGCGAGTACGACAGCTTTGGCGCGCATAACAACGCGATGCTGCGCCGTTTTCTTGATACGTTCGGGTTCCAGTACGATTTCTATTCGGCCACCGAATTCTATGGTTCGGGCCAGTTCGACGCGATCTTGCGAGCGGTTGTGGATAACTATGACGCGATCATGGCTATCATGCTGAAATCGCTGCGCGAAGAACGTCAACAGACCTATTCCGCCTTTTTGCCGATTCACCCCGAAACCGGCCGCGTTCTGTACGTGCCGATGAAAGAGGTGAACAAGGAAAACTACACGATCACTTTTGACGATGAAGATGGCCGCGAATGGACGCTACCTGTCACCGGCGGCAATGTGAAATTGCAATGGAAGCCCGACTTCGGCGCCCGCTGGGCCGCGCTGGGCGTCGATTTTGAGATGTACGGCAAGGATCACGCGACCAACACGCCCATCTATGACGGTATCTGCCGCACGCTGGGGGGCCGCGCGCCGAACCACTTCACTTACGAGCTGTTCTTGGACGAGCAGGGCCAGAAGATTTCGAAGTCGAAGGGCAACGGCCTGACGATCGACGAATGGCTGCATTACGCATCCACCGAAAGCCTTGCCTATTTCATGTATCAAAAGCCCAAAACCGCCAAGCGGATGCATTTTGACGTGATCCCGAAGGCGGTCGATGAATACCATCAGCAACTGCGGGCCTATGCCACGCAAGACCTGACGGCGCAGCTGAACAACCCCGTCTACCATATCCACAACGGCGATGTGCCCGCATCGGATATGCTGATCCCGTTCGCGATGCTGCTGAACCTTGCCTCGGTGTCCAGCGCCGAAAGCAAAGAGACGCTATGGGGCTTCATCGCGCGGTATGTGCCCGACGCCAGCCCGGCCACCAACCCCGGCATGGATGCCGCCGCCGAATTCGCGGTGCGCTATTACAATGACAAGGTGAAGCCGCACAAAGTCTTCCGTCTGCCGACGGATGCCGAACGTGCCGCCATGGAAGACCTGCTGGCCGAACTGCGCGTGTGGCAAGGCGGTGCGGATGCCGAGGAATTGCAAAATCTGGTCTTCGCCATCGGCAACAAGCACGCATTCCAGCCGCTGCGCGATTGGTTCAAGGCGCTGTATGAAGTGCTGCTGGGCGCATCCGAAGGGCCGCGCTTTGGCGGGTTCATTGCGCTTTACGGTGTCGATGAAACCATTGCGCTGCTCGAGCGCGCCTTGGCGGGCGAGCTTGTAGCCTAA
- a CDS encoding GNAT family N-acetyltransferase has protein sequence MPPSPAELAATHAQAFTQQRPWSEAEFAALLQQTGVTLVGDARSFLLARIVADEAEILTIATAPAAQRQGLAARNLREFLASLALRGVAQVFLEVAVTNDAAQALYSRASFAQIGRRRGYYHLTDGTQVDAIVMGLDMESGKNSTDQ, from the coding sequence ATGCCTCCCTCGCCCGCAGAACTCGCCGCCACCCACGCGCAGGCCTTCACCCAGCAGCGCCCGTGGAGCGAGGCTGAATTTGCAGCGTTGCTGCAGCAGACCGGCGTCACGCTGGTCGGCGATGCGCGCAGCTTTTTGCTGGCCCGCATCGTCGCGGACGAGGCCGAGATCCTCACTATCGCCACAGCGCCCGCCGCCCAGCGCCAAGGGCTGGCGGCCCGCAATCTGCGGGAATTTCTGGCTTCGCTCGCCCTGCGCGGCGTAGCGCAAGTCTTCCTCGAAGTTGCGGTGACCAACGATGCGGCCCAAGCCCTTTATTCGCGCGCGAGCTTTGCGCAGATCGGGCGCAGGCGCGGCTACTATCACCTGACCGACGGCACGCAGGTCGACGCGATTGTGATGGGGCTGGACATGGAATCGGGCAAAAACTCGACCGATCAATAA
- a CDS encoding cold-shock protein: MATGTVKWFNTTKGYGFIAPEGSTKDVFVHISAVQRSGLEGLKDNQKVSFDIESSRDGRESAVNLSLL, encoded by the coding sequence ATGGCTACCGGCACCGTGAAATGGTTCAACACCACCAAGGGCTATGGTTTCATTGCCCCCGAAGGCAGCACCAAGGACGTTTTCGTCCACATTTCGGCTGTTCAGCGTTCGGGCCTTGAAGGTCTGAAAGACAACCAAAAAGTCAGCTTCGACATCGAAAGCAGCCGTGACGGCCGCGAGTCGGCAGTGAACCTGTCGCTGCTGTAA
- a CDS encoding nicotinate-nucleotide adenylyltransferase: MLPPAGRGQIVGLLGGSFDPPHLGHVAITKQAMARFGLDRVWWLVSPGNPLKPNGPASMARRVAAARAMMTHPRVSVTDIEARLHTRYTADTLAALQRLRPDLRFVWLMGSDNLAQFHRWQNWRGIMDSVPIGVLARPGSGLGGQLSPAARAYAGARLTETQSHLLGRKAAPAWAFAHIPLNGLSSTAIRAKGGW, from the coding sequence ATCCTTCCGCCTGCCGGGCGTGGTCAGATCGTGGGGTTGCTGGGCGGGTCGTTCGATCCGCCCCACTTGGGCCATGTGGCCATCACCAAACAAGCCATGGCGCGGTTCGGATTGGATCGCGTCTGGTGGCTGGTCAGCCCCGGCAATCCGCTGAAACCGAACGGCCCGGCTAGTATGGCCCGCCGCGTGGCCGCCGCCCGCGCGATGATGACGCATCCGCGCGTCAGCGTGACCGACATCGAGGCGCGCCTGCACACCCGCTACACCGCCGATACGCTGGCCGCGCTGCAGCGCTTGCGGCCCGATTTACGGTTCGTATGGCTGATGGGCTCGGATAATCTGGCGCAATTCCATCGCTGGCAAAACTGGCGCGGGATCATGGACAGTGTGCCGATTGGCGTTTTGGCCCGGCCGGGCAGTGGGCTAGGCGGGCAATTGTCACCTGCTGCCCGCGCCTATGCCGGGGCGCGGCTGACTGAAACGCAAAGTCACCTCTTGGGGCGCAAGGCCGCCCCAGCGTGGGCTTTCGCGCATATTCCGCTGAACGGGCTGTCATCAACGGCCATTCGTGCCAAAGGGGGCTGGTGA